From Brienomyrus brachyistius isolate T26 chromosome 18, BBRACH_0.4, whole genome shotgun sequence, one genomic window encodes:
- the zgc:153345 gene encoding uncharacterized protein zgc:153345 isoform X1: MPALPEERLRICAVIGALKGAGIRVKNWKSFLNSGNAARQESRCVSFAFGRDLVSLPQCHLPEVGGFVPKFLVDSCAFLSLHLHTEGLFRKTGSLSRIRSLRAALEHGDPVFSPPRSAALQPCDVATLLKQFLRELPAPLIPFELQGPLFRAQGLEADGFQDGERDRIVLMVTALFPASHARALRYFCTFLRNTAKRCSENRMEVGNLALVITPNLLHCPPVGSKLTEGTGRLLDRQAEVVKVLIMHSDLIGVVPPAIMESLSSMPQSGSTTPPTDGLFFQERAALGVYRSLRRQRRRSVGEMFVEALSKLKTGRTPNGHSQHSDNILGQHISPTSQSTSTIKRKSTDDTLPELVGSAKKRRSIHDLREDSKPVVQACTDDSESTASQSPTPSLSSVLSVTEGSGEHEPLLSSVMSEKKKSQRRSTKKSQRYPAQENREERRRRRRSLRFFTLTSWSSTSTAVPSDCEADNWLTSSGKVTESTSEPITAEGAVPFKIPLIVIEASEKDAPVTPPPEEADSGRLVKEADLESQSGADDGEVGVHCAVMRTEGEAEVGVAMESSVTLEETIIQSIAEEQWFERENCGNCSRGVPCQGVDVFRRASRPPRRSISLPDVSVGPAASRGEEDEEEEEEGGREFSSADFHECDCSVSDSTGDVSRQLQSSGTAMLTLEDAGLGAKWQANLKPEQCLGSERNKKAGEAETLSEDGGYKKPSQRLSVAEHVRRFNMLTGWLRAPRASTVTQQGIVPPEAPQAAGSRGPVRLRRQGARRFSRSISHEGMSVLLQRPDVKQLPCPEPPRSTKPGNSSQERQWLPPGPPRPQGQSQQQQRRGQHSPWERELDVLCQLHHLGGERLSSHEQLRLQAAQTPHYLTKQQGSRRQPLEQEQPPEEMDLHRRLELQLQLNRFESAEDPEISLKLQSQSQLDKPKDVLCPTFISSQQEFLQQVRPRCLRSPATLLHPSTDAHVDKGLDSNVHMSTHESQTPPPDPGSSSTLHVRTRGDSPLQNEICFDYTPPLSADDTTDVATKGIADDKSGVSSPALQLQIPATRRRYRNSPRWPVSEIRIATWDPVQL; encoded by the exons ATGCCGGCTTTACCTGAGGAGCGTTTGCGCATCTGCGCCGTAATAGGCGCCCTGAAAGGGGCCGGGATCCGGGTGAAGAACTGGAAGAGCTTCCTGAACAGCGGCAACGCCGCCAGGCAG GAGAGTCGCTGCGTCTCCTTTGCCTTCGGACGCGACTTGGTTTCGCTACCGCAGTGTCACTTGCCGGAAGTAGGGGGCTTCGTTCCCAA ATTCTTGGTGGACTCCTGTGCATTTCTGTCACTCCATCTTCACACTGAGGGTCTCTTCAGGAAAACTGGTTCCCTGAGCCGCATCCGTTCTCTAAGG GCTGCTCTGGAGCATGGTGACCCGGTCTTCTCACCTCCGCGCTCTGCTGCCCTGCAGCCCTGCGATGTAGCCACCCTGTTAAAACAATTCCTGCGTGAGCTGCCCGCGCCTCTCATACCCTTTGAGCTGCAGGGGCCACTGTTTCGCGCTCAAGGCCTAGAGGCCGACGGGTTCCAAGATGGCGAACGAGACAGAATCGTTTTGATGGTCACAGCTCTGTTCCCAGCTTCCCACGCTCGTGCTCTTAGGTATTTTTGCACTTTCCTGAGGAACACCGCTAAGAG ATGCAGCGAGAATCGCATGGAGGTCGGTAACCTCGCCCTGGTTATTACTCCTAATCTGCTGCACTGCCCGCCTGTGGGCTCGAAACTGACTGAGGGCACGGGGAGGCTGTTGGACAGACAGGCCGAGGTCGTCAAGGTGCTCATCATGCATTCTGATCTCATCG GGGTCGTTCCTCCAGCCATTATGGAGTCATTGTCCTCAATGCCTCAGTCGGGCAGTACTACGCCCCCTACAGACGGGCTGTTCTTTCAGGAGAGGGCTGCTCTTGGCGTATACAGAAGCTTGAGGCGCCAGAGAAGGCGCAGTGTGGGAG aGATGTTTGTAGAGGCGCTGAGCAAACTGAAAACTGGTCGCACTCCAAATGGTCATTCTCAGCACTCAGACAACATACTGG GCCAACACATCAGTCCCACGTCCCAATCAACCAGCACCATCAAAAGGAAGTCTACCGATGACACTCTTCCAGAGCTGGTGGGATCTGCCAAAAAGAG ACGATCGATCCATGATCTGAGAGAGGATAGCAAGCCTGTTGTTCAGGCCTGCACAGATG ATTCTGAATCCACGGCGAGTCAAAGCCCCACACCTAGTCTCTCATCTGTCCTCTCCGTAACGGAGGGAAGTGGCGAACACGAACCTTTGTTGTCTTCTGTCATGTCAGAGAAGAAGAAGAGCCAGAGAAGGAGCACCAAGAAGTCGCAGAG GTACCCAGCTCAGGAGAacagagaggagaggaggaggaggaggaggtcacTACGGTTCTTCACTTTGACCAGCTGGAGCAGCACT AGTACAGCTGTACCAAGTGACTGTGAAgctgataactggttaacaagTAGTGGAAAGGTGACTGAGAGCACAAGTGAGCCAATCACTGCTGAGGGGGCAGTGCCATTTAAGATTCCCCTAATTGTGATTGAGGCTTCAGAAAAAG ATGCTCCGGTGACTCCGCCTCCAGAAGAAGCGGACAGCGGGCGATTGGTCAAGGAGGCAGATTTGGAATCCCAGAGTGGAGCCGACGATGGAGAAGTTGGGGTGCACTGTGCCGTCATGAGGACGGAAGgggaggcagaggtgggggtggcaatggagAGTAGCGTAACACTTGAAGAGACCATTATACAGTCTATTGCAGAAGAGCAGTGGTTCGAAAGGGAGAATTGTGGGAATTGTAGTCGGGGAGTGCCGTGTCAGGGCGTGGATGTCTTTCGGAGGGCCAGCCGCCCGCCTCGGCGTTCCATCAGCCTGCCTGATGTCTCTGTTGGACCAGCGGCTAGTCGGggagaggaggacgaggaggaggaggaggagggaggcagagagTTTTCTAGTGCTGATTTCCATGAATGTGACTGCTCTGTGTCAGACAGCACAGGGGATGTGTCAAGGCAGCTGCAGAGCAGCGGTACAGCTATGTTAACGCTGGAAGATGCAGGATTAGGGGCAAAGTGGCAGGCGAACTTAAAGCCAGAGCAATGCCTGGGGTCAGAGAGGAACAAGAAGGCTGGAGAGGCAGAAACTCTTTCTGAGGATGGGGGTTATAAGAAGCCCAGCCAGCGCCTGTCTGTGGCTGAGCATGTGCGCCGGTTTAACATGCTGACTGGTTGGCTGAGGGCTCCCCGGGCTTCGACTGTCACCCAGCAGGGCATCGTACCTCCGGAGGCACCGCAAGCCGCTGGTTCGAGGGGCCCAGTTCGCCTGCGTAGGCAGGGGGCACGCCGGTTCAGTCGTTCCATAAGTCATGAAGGAATGTCCGTCCTGCTGCAGAGGCCGGATGTGAAGCAGCTACCATGTCCCGAGCCTCCGAGATCAACAAAACCGGGAAATTCATCTCAAGAGCGACAGTGGCTGCCGCCTGGCCCACCCCGTCCTCAGGGCCAGTCCCAGCAACAGCAGCGCCGAGGGCAGCACAGCCCCTGGGAGAGAGAGCTGGACGTGCTGTGTCAGCTGCACCACCTGGGAGGAGAGAGACTATCAAGTCATGAGCAACTGCGCCTGCAGGCGGCCCAGACACCGCACTACCTTACCAAGCAGCAGGGATCACGGAGGCAGCCGCTAGAGCAGGAACAACCACCGGAAGAGATGGACCTGCACCGGCGTCTAGAGTTACAGCTTCAGCTGAACCGGTTCGAATCAGCGGAGGATCCAGAGATATCGCTGAAGCTACAGTCGCAGTCCCAGCTGGACAAACCCAAGGACGTCCTGTGTCCAACCTTCATTTCTTCCCAGCAGGAGTTCCTGCAGCAAGTCAGACCTCGTTGTCTCCGTTCCCCTGCCACCCTTCTGCACCCCAGCACAGATGCACACGTAGACAAGGGGCTTGATAGCAACGTGCACATGTCCACCCACGAGAGCCAGACACCACCCCCAGACCCGGGCAGCAGCTCCACCCTGCATGTGAGAACACGTGGTGACTCTCCTCTGCAGAATGAGATCTGCTTTGACTACACGCCACCTTTGTCTGCGGATGACACGACTGACGTGGCGACTAAGGGCATCGCTGATGACAAATCCGGCGTCTCCTCACCGGCCTTGCAGTTACAGATTCCTGCCACCAGGAGGCGATATAGAAATTCTCCTCGTTGGCCGGTTTCTGAGATTCGCATTGCCACCTGGGATCCTGTGCAGCTCTGA
- the zgc:153345 gene encoding uncharacterized protein zgc:153345 isoform X2, with protein MPALPEERLRICAVIGALKGAGIRVKNWKSFLNSGNAARQESRCVSFAFGRDLVSLPQCHLPEVGGFVPKFLVDSCAFLSLHLHTEGLFRKTGSLSRIRSLRAALEHGDPVFSPPRSAALQPCDVATLLKQFLRELPAPLIPFELQGPLFRAQGLEADGFQDGERDRIVLMVTALFPASHARALRYFCTFLRNTAKRCSENRMEVGNLALVITPNLLHCPPVGSKLTEGTGRLLDRQAEVVKVLIMHSDLIGVVPPAIMESLSSMPQSGSTTPPTDGLFFQERAALGVYRSLRRQRRRSVGEMFVEALSKLKTGRTPNGHSQHSDNILGQHISPTSQSTSTIKRKSTDDTLPELVGSAKKRRSIHDLREDSKPVVQACTDEKKKSQRRSTKKSQRYPAQENREERRRRRRSLRFFTLTSWSSTSTAVPSDCEADNWLTSSGKVTESTSEPITAEGAVPFKIPLIVIEASEKDAPVTPPPEEADSGRLVKEADLESQSGADDGEVGVHCAVMRTEGEAEVGVAMESSVTLEETIIQSIAEEQWFERENCGNCSRGVPCQGVDVFRRASRPPRRSISLPDVSVGPAASRGEEDEEEEEEGGREFSSADFHECDCSVSDSTGDVSRQLQSSGTAMLTLEDAGLGAKWQANLKPEQCLGSERNKKAGEAETLSEDGGYKKPSQRLSVAEHVRRFNMLTGWLRAPRASTVTQQGIVPPEAPQAAGSRGPVRLRRQGARRFSRSISHEGMSVLLQRPDVKQLPCPEPPRSTKPGNSSQERQWLPPGPPRPQGQSQQQQRRGQHSPWERELDVLCQLHHLGGERLSSHEQLRLQAAQTPHYLTKQQGSRRQPLEQEQPPEEMDLHRRLELQLQLNRFESAEDPEISLKLQSQSQLDKPKDVLCPTFISSQQEFLQQVRPRCLRSPATLLHPSTDAHVDKGLDSNVHMSTHESQTPPPDPGSSSTLHVRTRGDSPLQNEICFDYTPPLSADDTTDVATKGIADDKSGVSSPALQLQIPATRRRYRNSPRWPVSEIRIATWDPVQL; from the exons ATGCCGGCTTTACCTGAGGAGCGTTTGCGCATCTGCGCCGTAATAGGCGCCCTGAAAGGGGCCGGGATCCGGGTGAAGAACTGGAAGAGCTTCCTGAACAGCGGCAACGCCGCCAGGCAG GAGAGTCGCTGCGTCTCCTTTGCCTTCGGACGCGACTTGGTTTCGCTACCGCAGTGTCACTTGCCGGAAGTAGGGGGCTTCGTTCCCAA ATTCTTGGTGGACTCCTGTGCATTTCTGTCACTCCATCTTCACACTGAGGGTCTCTTCAGGAAAACTGGTTCCCTGAGCCGCATCCGTTCTCTAAGG GCTGCTCTGGAGCATGGTGACCCGGTCTTCTCACCTCCGCGCTCTGCTGCCCTGCAGCCCTGCGATGTAGCCACCCTGTTAAAACAATTCCTGCGTGAGCTGCCCGCGCCTCTCATACCCTTTGAGCTGCAGGGGCCACTGTTTCGCGCTCAAGGCCTAGAGGCCGACGGGTTCCAAGATGGCGAACGAGACAGAATCGTTTTGATGGTCACAGCTCTGTTCCCAGCTTCCCACGCTCGTGCTCTTAGGTATTTTTGCACTTTCCTGAGGAACACCGCTAAGAG ATGCAGCGAGAATCGCATGGAGGTCGGTAACCTCGCCCTGGTTATTACTCCTAATCTGCTGCACTGCCCGCCTGTGGGCTCGAAACTGACTGAGGGCACGGGGAGGCTGTTGGACAGACAGGCCGAGGTCGTCAAGGTGCTCATCATGCATTCTGATCTCATCG GGGTCGTTCCTCCAGCCATTATGGAGTCATTGTCCTCAATGCCTCAGTCGGGCAGTACTACGCCCCCTACAGACGGGCTGTTCTTTCAGGAGAGGGCTGCTCTTGGCGTATACAGAAGCTTGAGGCGCCAGAGAAGGCGCAGTGTGGGAG aGATGTTTGTAGAGGCGCTGAGCAAACTGAAAACTGGTCGCACTCCAAATGGTCATTCTCAGCACTCAGACAACATACTGG GCCAACACATCAGTCCCACGTCCCAATCAACCAGCACCATCAAAAGGAAGTCTACCGATGACACTCTTCCAGAGCTGGTGGGATCTGCCAAAAAGAG ACGATCGATCCATGATCTGAGAGAGGATAGCAAGCCTGTTGTTCAGGCCTGCACAGATG AGAAGAAGAAGAGCCAGAGAAGGAGCACCAAGAAGTCGCAGAG GTACCCAGCTCAGGAGAacagagaggagaggaggaggaggaggaggtcacTACGGTTCTTCACTTTGACCAGCTGGAGCAGCACT AGTACAGCTGTACCAAGTGACTGTGAAgctgataactggttaacaagTAGTGGAAAGGTGACTGAGAGCACAAGTGAGCCAATCACTGCTGAGGGGGCAGTGCCATTTAAGATTCCCCTAATTGTGATTGAGGCTTCAGAAAAAG ATGCTCCGGTGACTCCGCCTCCAGAAGAAGCGGACAGCGGGCGATTGGTCAAGGAGGCAGATTTGGAATCCCAGAGTGGAGCCGACGATGGAGAAGTTGGGGTGCACTGTGCCGTCATGAGGACGGAAGgggaggcagaggtgggggtggcaatggagAGTAGCGTAACACTTGAAGAGACCATTATACAGTCTATTGCAGAAGAGCAGTGGTTCGAAAGGGAGAATTGTGGGAATTGTAGTCGGGGAGTGCCGTGTCAGGGCGTGGATGTCTTTCGGAGGGCCAGCCGCCCGCCTCGGCGTTCCATCAGCCTGCCTGATGTCTCTGTTGGACCAGCGGCTAGTCGGggagaggaggacgaggaggaggaggaggagggaggcagagagTTTTCTAGTGCTGATTTCCATGAATGTGACTGCTCTGTGTCAGACAGCACAGGGGATGTGTCAAGGCAGCTGCAGAGCAGCGGTACAGCTATGTTAACGCTGGAAGATGCAGGATTAGGGGCAAAGTGGCAGGCGAACTTAAAGCCAGAGCAATGCCTGGGGTCAGAGAGGAACAAGAAGGCTGGAGAGGCAGAAACTCTTTCTGAGGATGGGGGTTATAAGAAGCCCAGCCAGCGCCTGTCTGTGGCTGAGCATGTGCGCCGGTTTAACATGCTGACTGGTTGGCTGAGGGCTCCCCGGGCTTCGACTGTCACCCAGCAGGGCATCGTACCTCCGGAGGCACCGCAAGCCGCTGGTTCGAGGGGCCCAGTTCGCCTGCGTAGGCAGGGGGCACGCCGGTTCAGTCGTTCCATAAGTCATGAAGGAATGTCCGTCCTGCTGCAGAGGCCGGATGTGAAGCAGCTACCATGTCCCGAGCCTCCGAGATCAACAAAACCGGGAAATTCATCTCAAGAGCGACAGTGGCTGCCGCCTGGCCCACCCCGTCCTCAGGGCCAGTCCCAGCAACAGCAGCGCCGAGGGCAGCACAGCCCCTGGGAGAGAGAGCTGGACGTGCTGTGTCAGCTGCACCACCTGGGAGGAGAGAGACTATCAAGTCATGAGCAACTGCGCCTGCAGGCGGCCCAGACACCGCACTACCTTACCAAGCAGCAGGGATCACGGAGGCAGCCGCTAGAGCAGGAACAACCACCGGAAGAGATGGACCTGCACCGGCGTCTAGAGTTACAGCTTCAGCTGAACCGGTTCGAATCAGCGGAGGATCCAGAGATATCGCTGAAGCTACAGTCGCAGTCCCAGCTGGACAAACCCAAGGACGTCCTGTGTCCAACCTTCATTTCTTCCCAGCAGGAGTTCCTGCAGCAAGTCAGACCTCGTTGTCTCCGTTCCCCTGCCACCCTTCTGCACCCCAGCACAGATGCACACGTAGACAAGGGGCTTGATAGCAACGTGCACATGTCCACCCACGAGAGCCAGACACCACCCCCAGACCCGGGCAGCAGCTCCACCCTGCATGTGAGAACACGTGGTGACTCTCCTCTGCAGAATGAGATCTGCTTTGACTACACGCCACCTTTGTCTGCGGATGACACGACTGACGTGGCGACTAAGGGCATCGCTGATGACAAATCCGGCGTCTCCTCACCGGCCTTGCAGTTACAGATTCCTGCCACCAGGAGGCGATATAGAAATTCTCCTCGTTGGCCGGTTTCTGAGATTCGCATTGCCACCTGGGATCCTGTGCAGCTCTGA
- the LOC125713233 gene encoding RAS guanyl-releasing protein 1-like: MPAQEDTRRRREACKLTMNRKEAKRKSAHSPGGVKCQRAALTRRMTCPSASEISRALLSPSHGYLTRALSLDDLIQHCLLCFDSEGKLSRNSQLVQMTLMMHNWVVPSHVFAQKLISLYKDCPVDSRGQRRAQICHFIRQWITKIPDVFEADPRLERVMSDLWTLVRKEGEEMHQQLIDTSCLNAPVTPSLAPSPSMKKRKVSLLFDHMEPGELAEHLSYLEFENFRSVSCLDYRSYVVNGSVRGNPALERSVMMCNGVSQWVQLMILSRHTAQQRAHVFTKFIHVAQKLRALQNFNTLMAVMGGLCHSSISRLKDTSSLLPQDITKTLSEMTDLLSSYSNYSNYRRVYSECIGFKVPILGVHLKDLISLNEVLPDYLEDNKINLGKLQNLYTNVNDLLAIHSCKPPFEANKDLLHLLTLSLDLYYTEDEIYELSYAKEPKNPKIQPAMPVKAPVVAEWGSGVTPRIDPDTISKHVKLTVDAIMKNYDHNLDGYISLEDFEKIAASFPFSFCTHEGDREGEISRNEINSYFMRGMSVCAKLGLKFLHNFHETTYKKPTFCNTCRGFLWGVIKQGYRCRDCGVNCHRQCKDQVGMECVRKVKVSGGSCPCTPAPDHRAKGHSCSSEEDNFVFPPSDGAELMEEAFPAQANERDSQRLDRSTQTDPGVWTPGPVNKRGDETNSQALGSSPGKDATHDPKVQAVGKKSRSARLQRSRGVTVPVSILQEKMGDLQLYKQNAGGTG, encoded by the exons ATGCCTGCTCAAGAGGACACAAGGAGGAGAAGAGAGGCGTGTAAACTCACAATGAATCGCAAAGAGGCCAAGAG GAAGTCTGCCCATAGCCCAGGTGGGGTGAAATGTCAAAGGGCAGCACTGACTCGGCGAATGACTTGCCCCAGCGCTtcggagataagcagagctctgCTCAGCCCCTCCCACGGCTACCTGACCCGTGCCCTGAGCCTAGACGACCTCATCCAGCATTGTCTTCTCTGCTTTG ACTCAGAAGGAAAGCTCAGCAGGAATTCCCAGCTGGTCCAAATGACCTTGATGATGCACAACTGGGTGGTGCCTTCCCATGTCTTTGCACAGAAGCTGATCTCTCT TTATAAGGACTGCCCCGTGGACAGTAGAGGGCAGCGGCGTGCACAAATATGCCATTTTATCAG GCAGTGGATCACAAAGATCCCAGATGTGTTTGAAGCTGACCCCCGGCTGGAGAGGGTGATGAGTGACCTGTGGACCCTAGTGAGAAAAGAGGGGGAGGAGATGCACCAGCAGCTGATTGACACTTCCTGCCT TAACGCCCCAGTGACTCCATCCCTGGCCCCTTCTCCATCGATGAAGAAGCGAAAGGTGTCACTCCTCTTTGACCACATGGAGCCAGGAGAGCTGGCCGAGCACCTCAGCTACCTAGAATTCGAGAACTTCCGCAGCGTCTCG TGCCTGGATTACCGTAGCTATGTGGTGAACGGCTCGGTGCGGGGCAACCCAGCCCTGGAACGCTCAGTGATGATGTGCAATGGGGTCTCTCAGTGGGTGCAGCTGATGATCCTGAGCAGGCACACCGCACAGCAGAGGGCCCATGTTTTCACCAAGTTCATCCATGTTGCCCAG AAGTTGCGCGCTCTACAGAACTTCAACACTCTAATGGCTGTGATGGGTGGCCTGTGCCACAGTTCCATCTCCCGCCTCAAAGACACGTCCAGCTTACTGCCTCAGGACATCACAAAG ACCCTGAGTGAGATGACTGACCTGCTGTCATCTTACAGTAACTACAGCAATTACCGCCGGGTGTACAGTGAATGTATAGGTTTCAAGGTACCCATCCTAGGGGTACACCTCAAGGACCTGATCTCCCTGAACGAGGTTCTGCCCGACTACCTGGAGGACAATAAGATCAACTTGGGCAAGCTGCAGAACCTCTACACTAATGTCAATGATCTTCTGGCCATTCACTCCTGTAAACCACCCTTTGAGGCCAACAAAGACTTGCTACATCTTCTCACG CTGTCTCTAGACCTGTATTACACTGAGGATGAGATATACGAGCTGTCGTATGCCAAGGAGCCCAAGAATCCCAAGATACAG CCTGCTATGCCAGTCAAAGCTCCAGTAGTGGCAGAATGGGGATCAGGGGTGACGCCTAGAATTGACCCTGACACCATCTCTAAACATGTGAAACTAACAGTTGAT GCCATAATGAAGAATTACGATCACAACCTTGATGGTTACATCTCCCTAGAGGACTTTGAGAAAATTGCCGCCAGTTTTCCTTTCTCCTTCTGTACTCATGAAGGTGACAG GGAAGGAGAAATTAGCCGGAACGAAATCAACTCCTATTTCATGAGGGGGATGTCCGTGTGCGCCAAGCTAGGCCTGAAATTTCTGCACAATTTCCACGAGACCACGTACAAGAAGCCCACCTTCTGCAACACCTGCAGAGGCTTT CTTTGGGGTGTAATTAAGCAGGGTTATCGGTGCAGAG ACTGTGGGGTAAACTGTCACAGGCAATGTAAGGACCAAGTCGGGATGGAGTGTGTGAGAAAGGTCAAGGTTTCTGGAGGGTCTTGTCCCTGCACTCCTGCTCCTGACCACAGAGCTAAAGGCCACAGCTGTA GCTCAGAAGAGGACAACTTTGTATTCCCACCAAGTGATGGAGCAGAGCTCATGGAGGAGGCCTTCCCAGCACAGGCAAATGAGCGGGACTCTCAGCGTTTGGATCGATCCACCCAGACAGACCCGGGGGTGTGGACACCGGGGCCTGTTAACAAAAGGGGGGATGAGACAAATTCACAAGCCCTGGGCTCATCTCCAGGAAAG